TATATAACCCGTAGCAAGATCTCCAAGATCCAATTTGAAACCTTTACCAGCTCCCCGCCTCACTGGAGTTCCTCTTCATTGAGGAGGCTCCCCATCTCACCAGAGTTCCTCAACTCCTTGGGCCACATAGGTCAATCAGCTGTCTTTTCTCCGACGGTGACGGACTCGCTCTTTTCTCAAAACCAAGCCCAGCTATCGAGGGACCTTCGAAACGACGATGTATTGTCGTGAGAGGAGGAGTTAGCGGAGGATTTGGGTCGCTGCTGAAGATGAGATATCAAAACCTTCCAATCAATCTCAACCTTAAAACCGAAGCCGATCTTCCTATGGTCTTCGTTTGTACAAACAACGATTAATGATGGAGAAACGAAGATCGAAGGCTTCAGTGGTTCCATCGGTTTCACAGTGATTTCCGGTGGCTGTGGCTATTATCCGACACGGGTAAGGTACCAAATAAAATCCTCTTATTGAGCTATACCTTCTCTGTATACTAGAATTCTAGTTTAGCTGAGATTTGAAGAAGTACTTTGAAAAAATTGGAATTCTGGGATTTTATGTTCACTGTTGTTCCAGtggtttttgagatttttgtatGACAAGTGACTGTTCTTGTGGTGTTGAAGCAGAATAGGTGCTGTCAATTTGAACAAAAAGAAACTTCTTGATGAAATGAAAAGGAAGTGATGGAATATGATACGGATATGAATCTAGTATGGGTATGATTCTAATATGGGTATTGGTATAAATCTGGTATTGATATTGGTATGGGTAAAATGAAGAGGAAGTGATGGAATATAGGAATTAATGGCTGGTGATAGTCTTTTGGTGGTGGAGTTTCAAAAGGGTGAGGTGATGAGATTGGATGAATGAATGGGAAGAGTTGGGTGAATTCTTTTGTGCACAAAAGTTTCAAGAAATTGGAAGTATTGGGTGAACGAGAATCAGAGTAaaatctgaagaaaaaaaaataagcagattgagatggaagagagagagagagagcaagcagaagaagaagaagaagaagatgaaggagaagATAAGGGGAGGAAGGGAAAATGTCAATTATACCCTTCTTAGAGGGTTCAAATATGAAAACTGGGCCCCATGTCGGCTCCAAGTCAGCAGATGATGTCATATTCGGAGTCAAAGTCAAATTTTAGACGACGGTGATGTAATTTGGAAGCTTAGGGACCATTgtgattataaaaaaaaatcaagaatcaaAGTGATTTTAGCCATAAAATTCAAGGGACTAAACTGATTTTAGtccatataaataattatacataattcataaataattaaattcaatGATTATAatgcaaaatatttcaaattgtctaatcctatgatcaaatactctcaaAGTCTAAAATTTCAAGATGAAGTATAGTATAATCAGGTTacacaggttcacttcgtgttggcgggttaactcatggccgacccatttattaaatgggtcatggcaaGTTGACCCACGGCTGACCCGTTTTTTAattgtgcgggttcaacccgctttatttcgtgtgaGTTTCGAGTCGTGTCATCGGGTCGTGTcaaaattgacagccctactcatCACATCTCGTTTTTTAAgtagatatgtcatataaggatttttttggaaagagaaatggattAGATAAACAAATTTAatgattgaaattaaaatgtagctaaggtgtaatgagcaagtaggatGAACAAAGAAACTGATAGGGTGACAAGAGCGACACCCTTAATATATGTGTATGTCAGGTAAACCTTCTcttttaattattaattttcttAAACCTCTTAATTAACTTTAAATTGTTATTAGGGTTTGTAGAGTGTGTATTTTGGCACACACAGCAAATAACACTATAAATGGAGCAAATTAAGTGGTTTTGTAGATAGTACGTACAACATAACAAGTTGATCCGAGGATCGAATTACAAAGATACGATTGAGAGTTTTGTGGACCACTCAACCAATACAAATTTATTAATTAGCAAAGAAGCTAGTGCATACTTCTTCCACCCTAATATTTTTGCAGCAGCAGGATCATCATCTAGTTCTCGGTTTCGGGTCCATGCCCTCCCCCTCCCTTTCCTCCCTTTCCTCCCTTTCCTCCCTTTCCTCCCTTGCCTCCTCCATTGCCTCCCTTGCCTCCTCCGTTTCCTCCCTTGCCTCCTCCGTTTCCTCCTTTGCCACCTCCGTTTCCTCCATTACTTCCTCCTCCGTATCCTCCATTTCCTCCCTTGCCTCCTCCGTTTCCTCCATTGCTTCCTCCTCCGTATCCTCCGTTTCCTCCCTTGCCTCCGCCGTTTCCTCCATTGCCTCCTCTATTGTATGCCCCATTACCATCTGCATTCGAAAATATATTTAAGTGTCAAAAAGGAAAAGACAAAAGATGATATACGTACGTAAATCATATATCTCGTAATTCACAATAACCTTCACTGACTCActctatatatgcatgcatgccTCAATTAACTCACGAATTGATTATTACAGGAATAATTTTTAGGAAATTATGAAAGCATTCCGGATCGAAATTTACCAATAGTTGGAGTGGTTGTCTCAGTTAGGTCACGATGAGCTGAGACCTCAGCAGTGATGAGGAGAACGGCAAAGACAACAAGAAGAATAGTCTTTGAGTACGCCATTTTTCAGTGGATTGATTGCTTATGGTTTGTATCTGTGAAGGGTAATAAAAGAGGTGATTGAGTTTGAAGTGAACGTAATGTAGCTTAGCGCTTCCTATTTATAGACACTAGCTGCAAGACAGAGTGAAGAGATATCGAAGAGTGAGTGAGAAAAAAGTCAGAGATCGAGGTCAATTTGTGAAGCCTAcgttttaaatttcttttgtcgTTCTGGAATAGAAAGTATGGACGTGTTACTTATTTATCAATAATGGTTTTAATTATTTGGTTTTGATGATAAGgtggatatatatataggaggatTGAGATACTAGCTAGCTTAGTACATTCCAATCATGTAAGAATTGGAGTCCACGTACAGAACATTTCTAGGGAGAGGACCACAAAATAATTGACACTGGAGTCTTAATCACACATGCAGATAGGATTTCAAGGGATACATGTGGAAAATCGATCGGCTGAAATTCATAAGAACAGACTAGTGATTATCAAAGTGCTCTTCATTGCCGCCCATCCATTAAACTGTACTATGTGATATTAGCATCACGTTCTTATGGACTTCATTCTACAACAATATGTTTtcattttgacaaaaaaaaaaaaaaaaaaaaaaaataaccaatAAGTTGGATATATGTGTGAGATCATCGATTATCGACGCTCCGCATACCACAAAATTCCTAAATTAACTTTTATCCATCAACTCTAGGTCAAGGCAGTAGTTGATGATTCGACTAATTAACTAGTATCACATATCACGTGGCAAATAACAACAAACACGTCGGtgataattataaataaagagGGACGGATTTCGTCGGGTTGAAATTTGAAGATCACAACAGAACCAACACTATAGGACCTACAGTTTTTTGGTGTGTTTTGCATCAATTAATTGAGATTAAAGTAGAGGCCAAAAGCCATTGCATGTATGTATGTAGCCGCAGAGTTTGAATAGGGAGGTTGTTCACACTGTCGGCAGGCATCTCTGATTTCTGTAGTCGACGAGTAATTAGAGGGGTTTATGGTTTCTGGCTTTTTTTTATCAGatcttctttggctttttcgATCAAAGggagacaaagaagaagatttGGACATCGAAGAAAATTACAGTACTGGATAGATAGAAAAGCAAAGCATAGTGGCATACGTCCCTCACTGCGTCACTTGACACCCAAGTATGGAAGCAGGGGCCTGGATTGGGCTGCAGTCTTTATCTGACTCACTGCGCGTTGGGTAGTTGGTATTGGTAATTTCCTAGCTATTTATCTCGTCATCAATGCTCTAATCTGAaagtaattttcttttatttagtgAACTTGaagttattttcttctttttttttgttcatgcGACTTATTTTATGTTTGGTTATATACGATAATTTAGAAAAAATAAGGTCCAGTTAGGGATGGAATCGGTTCAATTGGTTCAATTTTTAAGTATAAACCGAACtgataatatttttttaaacaaaaatggaaacaaCATCTTGTCAGTTTCGATTAATTTCAATCACGCTGACTTTAACAAATTGACTATAATTTAAACCCAATAACATGCAATGAATGACAAAAAAGTTCTGAGAAATTTAAAGCtatgagaaaataaataaataagcaaaGTAAACTACATTTACAATAGAATGATCAACCTAAAATCATAGAATTTAAAAGTTCTAATaagtaatagaaaattattctaaaaaaaaataataataataataataagcagtagaaaattaaagaaacacAGGACTCAAATAATTATATGACTTTTATTTGCTTTTGGTTCCCTTTTTTACTTTTactataaagaaaaaaaaaggtacaattcacactccatgttttcttttttagtatCAAAAATTTTGTCTTTTGATAGTAAAATTTTTGATAGTGTGGATTGTATAAATGTGATGTTAAGATACTATAAAAAGAAACATGGAGTGCATTTAAGAgaaaacttctctctctctctctctctctctctctctctctctctctctctctctctctctctctctctctctctctctctctctctctctctctctctcactctcatatCATGACCGTTCTTTGCGAGATCATCCATAGTAAATTAGTAATGTTAGTTTCAGATATAAGTAATAATGTTTATAAGCTTTTATGAGTTTCAACTTCAGCCAAACTTATTTCCATATTATATACATAGTTTTGTTGATCTTTAATttggaatcaattgattcaAAAGGATATAACTGAGATTTTTAGGCCAGAGCAACCCCTAAAAACTGGgtgggttttttatttttttatttttagcaacCCCTAAAAACTGGGtggactttaaaaaaaaaataataataaaaaaaaaaaccccaccccagtcccacccttgatggggctcgaactcctgacctcttatatatgagaccaaacccttaccaccccaccaaacacacacacccaaaAACTGGGTGGACTTGATTCTTCTCCTCTTCAGTTGggcattattatttttttataatcatGTAAGAATGCTCaaaaatcacaaattcaaaatgcAGGCAGCAAGCAGCAGCCaacaaacaaaaatatgtcCAAATACTAATGAAGCTGAAAATGACGAGGGAAAATATATAGTGGTAGCGGGGAGATAGTAAGGTTTTGGAGTTAATTtgtggaaaaaagaaagaaaccttTCTCGTCAAATTGCATGCAATAGCTATACGAGGAAGAACGTAAGTATTAGTTTTATGGTTGAATTTCAAGGGTTAAATTTAGTGATTCTATCATTGACCAGAAAAGTTTGTTTCTTGCTGAGTAGCAAAAGATCTAATGAGCTAGGCCGTAATCTTGTTATTATGTTTTGAGCTTATCGATCTGGACCTAAAATACTGTGCAAATAGAAAAAGGGaggaatttcattgtgacaaTCCAAAATTTGTCACAAAAGTTTGACAAATGCGAGGAAATTTCAGTTGTCACACTTGATCCCATCGGAAACAACCAATTTATCACATAAAGTAGGTATTCGCGAGAAATTGATAGTTGTCGCCCATATGAGATTATGCGACACCCAATTCCTCGCAAAATGTCAATTAGGCAACAATTTCTACCAATTGTCGATTAATGTTTttgtgacaactttaacttcCTTGCAAAAGATTACTTAGCCGACGACTTCTGTGgattgtcgcttaatgtttgtGTGACAACTATATTTCTGTCGCTGAAGACTGATTTTGCGACAACTTTtgtgagttgtcggttaatgtttatgtggtAACCTTAACTTCCTCGCTCAAAATCAATTGGATGACAACTTTAACGGGTTGTTgcataatgtttatgtgacaacttgaacttcctcACTGAAAACTAATTAGGCAACGACTTCTACTAGTTGGCAACGACTTCTActagttgtcggttaatgtttatgtgacaactttaattttctcgcaAAAGACCAATTAGGTGATGACTTCTACAGGTTGTCACTTGATGATTATAtgacaacttgaacttcctTACTGAAACCCAATTAGGCAACGACTTCTACAAGTTGTtagttaatgtttatgtgacaactttaattttctcgcaAAAAGCCAATTCAATTAGGCAACGACCTTAACGGATTATCGTTTAATATTTATGTGATAACTTGAaattcctcgctaaaaaccAATTAGGTGATGACTTCCATACATTATCGGTCAGTGTTGATGTGACAACTTCAATTTTCTTGTTAAAGACGAATTAGGTGATGACTTCTACAGGTTGTCGCTTAATATTtgtgtgacaacttgaactcCCTCTCCAAAAAACCAATTAGACAACGACTTATACCAGTTGTCAATTAATATTTAtatgacaactttaattttctcacaaaagaCTAATTAAGCGACGACTTCTACGGGTCATCACTTAATGATTAAGTGACAATTTGAACTTTCTCACAACCTATCAATATATCATAGAGAAAAACTATCTTATCTTCCACTGTTTCTGTGAAATTTCTCCAATATCGTCAAATATCTcttatatattagatatttgggatatattccgataaaatgaagaaatatctgtaaaatgtgagaagagaaaaaaaattaaaaagtgacTCGATTATTCATAAAAAACATACATTATGGAATATGAAGATTATGTGAGGTATAAAATTTAAGAACGGTTTCTAGTTAGAAAATTGTCTAATTATTCATAAAAAAACATACATTATGGAATATGAAGATTATGTGAGGTATAAAATTTAAGAACGGTTTCTAGTTAGAAAATTGTCTAATAGAGAGACAGCGCAATTTGTTTGGAAAAAATGTCTCGAGGTGACATCTCTTAAGGCGGATTTAGGTGAGGCGAAATCCCtaaaggcgaatctaggtgagatGAAACCTCTCAAGGCGGATTTGAGTGAGGCGAAATTCTCTCAAAGtgaatctgtgtgaggagaaatctcctcaagaTGAATGGGTGAGGAGTAATccccttaaagaaattaaaatttggGTGAAGAAATCTCCTTGAGGGGAATCCAAGTAAGGAGAAATCTCCTTCAGACGAATCTAACTGAAGAGAAATCCTCTTTGGATGAATTCGGTTAAGGAGAAATCCCTCAATTATATGAATTCGGTTAAGTGTTGCTTCCATTGTGCGAATTAAACCCCATGCTACTCTTCAACTGTAGACTTTTATCATTCAAAATATTGCACCGTAAAATAAAGTTTGCTGCATACAAGTTGGTGCTTTCATCGAGAACTTTATAAAACTACATGACCTTCGAGCTGGCGGACGATATACATTCTCTTTAAATTGTTATTAGGTGCGCTCTCAATTTACTGTTTTTTCCCACACACACTCTGATCTGGAGTTtgtaatatatacatatatatatattgaggtaGTCAAGCATGAATTCGATCAGCTAGTTTAAGTGGATCATAGATTATTATATCATGAAGATACGAGGATCGAAGTACAAAGAGATGATCAGTATTCAATGAGAGTAGTGTACTGTTCTTTTCAGTGAGGGAAGCTCCTGCTTCTCTCTTATCCAGGCTCTCTCTTCTCTGTAGCAACCTTTTCTTCCCCAAATTTTTCTCACCCATGTGGTGATTCCTCGTCCTCTGTGGTGATTCCTCACCCAAGTGGTgttttgatttccttgttttcctcttcttttacaTCTGATTTTTTGTCCTCACTGTTTAAATCTGTTTTTAGATCTTAGATCTAAATCTCTAAGATATACTCTCAGATTGTTCTCATGGTCATTCTCAGTTTTTGTTCTGCCTTTACTCTTCAAGATGTCCAAACCGTGAACAAATCTCCTTCTTCTTGTCTACCTTGCTCTGCCATGGAAGAGTTCATACTCCTCTGCAACCACCTCTTCAGATCTCAGGTTTCTTTGCTAAGATTTATCTTGGTTTGGTTGTTGTTATCCTTTTATGCGAGATCTTCTCGTAATCGGTCGTAATCGGTGAACTGGAGAATGTATGGCAGCTTTGTCCGTATCCTCACCTCTGCAGACCACCCTTGGTTACCAGCCCTCGTTCATAACTTCCGTCAGAGCTCCGGAGTCGAATCTGCTATGGCGGCTGCCATGTTTTCAGTTGTTTCTTTGTTGTATGTTGATTTTTCTGGTCTTACTTGTTCTGGCAGATGACCATGTGAATCATGCTTTGCAAACTTCGTCTGTATTGGGCTGTGTCCCTTGTACTGTTGTTTGGCTTTGAGCCTTGTTAATTGATGCTATctttcgaccaaaaaaaaaagtacaaagaGATGATCGATTGAGAGTTTGGTGGACTACACAACTAATAcataattattaattaccaaacaACCTACTACTGCTTCCATATTAATACCCTTGCATCAGGTACGTACTCCTGCAATAGTGCAATTGCCCGTCATCATCTAGTTCTCAGTTTCAGTCTCAACAGCATAAGGTCCATGTCCTCCATAACCTCCACATCCTCCTTGTCCACCATGTCCTCCATGGCCGCCATGTCCATGATCGTGACCGTGGTAACCGTCAGTATTGACTTTTTCTACAATTAATCGAAAAAATCTATGCGTTAGAACTTAGaaagggaaagaaaagaaacataatACAAGTTAAATTATAACATGTAATTCGATATTGGCCGGTTGATTAAGAATGTGAGAAACTCAAGAGTAGTAGTGGTAGCCTCAGCTAGGTCACGATGAGCCGAGACCTCAGCAGAGATGAGGAGAACAGCAAAGGCAAGTGCGACAAGAAGAAAAGTCTTTGAGAATGACATCTCGATCTCTCTTGAATGCTTAGAGTCTGTAGGAAAGATGTGCCAAATTGCTCAAAACATGTAGAAATTAGCTTCACAACTATTCCAAGAGTTGACTGATTGGATACGGAAGTCAACCCTTAAAAGAAACAATTCTCATTCGATGCTGCCTCAATCTCGATACTTGTCGTCTCTTCCTTGGGTTAAGTTTTCTTTTACAACTTCAACtcactattttgacaatctATATAGTCTCCGATAATCCCAACTACCCAAGCACATCACAACATGTTTATAGCTCAGATAGCACAAGGTATTGATCGACATCACAAGTCATTCGGTTGGAATAGAAGTATCCATAACtctgatgccccggaaattcatatttattttctgaggatttttgagaatctaaattatggttattggacggcttcgtggctcgtggatggagcggaagtgttttggacgaatttctattcggaagtatgactttagggggggctcaaggttgactttttatacattgggattctctgaaaacttccttcacaaaagttgtagagagcgtcgatacgagttcgtggacatatggaacgcggaaatcggagttcgtatgaaaaagttatgagcgtttgaggTATTTGGAAAGTTGCTATATATAGAggtttccatttcgggaaagtcactatttccatttttgcatcttccttttccggaaaccagaaacgctccgttctctctcatcacccgcGCTTGACCCGACCCCAACCCGGtgatccgacccggcttttctagagagctccggccatctccgatgacgaaactttccagatcagttcgcctcctccgtctggtcatccttctggtgtcctctagcgccgattctcctctaCGGTGGCGGTAGAAGGCGATGCAGATTGaggatttcggacccggtcaGAAAttcttgttccgacgtcggcaaggcttcaagtcttcttggtttagctcagagcagcctcgtcgatcgatccttggtggttgtttggatcgattcacgtgaaaccttgttcaactcagtgtggattactgttcacgcttgtgaggtagttttcgaccccttatgcttgttttctgacttcgagctagttatgagaattcacaagcatgattagatgaagaactttgatgttgggagttttgtgaaataatgagtttttggccggcggcggtgcaccaccgtctatGGTGGCATtctggcggtgttccggccacttaaggaactatttttggtattatatatgttctactcgttgatatgagcgtttcgatatataatatgcaaattttggagttcgtatggaattgttatgatttttgcagtttcataccgatcgatttatttgatccttgaggatttgagcatccgatcgacttgtgattttgacatatcgatcgtataagtgttccggagacattggatggtctcggatgtagtttcgcctcatttggcgtcaccttgggaattttggttcgatttagggtttcgaacgttattccttatgtttcattgactgaatcagagctgtaattccttaggtacgtgacgtagtactcctcggacagctattttgtggatttgctgccttgttctgtattaaagacgcagcgggagattcaaggtgagtaatctcacaaggttcattagtgaacgaattacctttatcatttgttggggaaatctcacgatatttgttatgagtatgatcgatatgtgttatgagcaggatcgatgtttgttatgagtagaatcgatatttgttatgaacaggattgatatttgttatgaacaggatcaatatttgttatgaatatggtcgatatttgttatgagcatgactaccctattgtcttggagttattaggttaactacgactatagttggtattagtggaatttctgagtggatgactatatgtgtctatatatattatgggatatatatatatacatatatattcatgtattagtgactttgtggtgaatctttgtgatgattgtcatgtaaagcttgtgtaggaatatttgtgtaatgaatatttgtgtagaaatatctatgtagcttgtgtaggaatatgagTAGGATGGttgatatctatgtga
This portion of the Rosa chinensis cultivar Old Blush chromosome 1, RchiOBHm-V2, whole genome shotgun sequence genome encodes:
- the LOC112175840 gene encoding glycine-rich protein DOT1 yields the protein MAYSKTILLVVFAVLLITAEVSAHRDLTETTTPTIDGNGAYNRGGNGGNGGGKGGNGGYGGGSNGGNGGGKGGNGGYGGGSNGGNGGGKGGNGGGKGGNGGGKGGNGGGKGGKGGKGGKGGKGGGGHGPETEN